One Sinorhizobium mexicanum genomic region harbors:
- the trxA gene encoding thioredoxin yields the protein MSGSDNPYAGSFGNQMTASASFGGQPAPKAAAAGDLIKETTTATFSRDVLEASREQPVLVDFWAPWCGPCKQLTPVIEKVVTEAAGRVKLVKMNIDDHPSIAGQLGIQSIPAVIAFVGGRPVDGFMGAVPESQIKQFIDRIAGPAVSDGKAEIEAALTDAKALLDAGEAENAAGLYGAVLQAEPDNATAVAGMVDCMIALGQIAEARQALSELPEELAKDAAIGAVSKKLDQIEEARKLGDPTALEHQLALNPDDHAARLKLAKIRNVEGDRNAAAEHLLLIMKRDRSFEDDGARRELLGFFEVWGPKDPATVAARRKLSSILFS from the coding sequence ATGAGCGGTAGCGACAATCCCTATGCAGGTTCTTTCGGCAACCAGATGACGGCTTCGGCTTCGTTCGGCGGCCAGCCGGCGCCGAAGGCCGCGGCCGCAGGCGATCTGATCAAGGAGACGACCACCGCCACCTTCTCCCGCGACGTGCTGGAGGCCTCACGCGAGCAGCCGGTTCTCGTCGATTTCTGGGCGCCCTGGTGCGGACCCTGCAAGCAATTGACCCCGGTGATCGAAAAGGTCGTGACGGAAGCCGCCGGCCGGGTGAAGCTCGTCAAGATGAACATCGACGACCATCCCTCGATCGCCGGCCAGCTCGGCATCCAGTCGATCCCTGCCGTCATCGCCTTCGTCGGCGGGCGTCCGGTCGACGGCTTCATGGGCGCCGTTCCCGAAAGCCAGATCAAACAGTTCATCGACCGGATCGCGGGGCCTGCCGTGAGCGATGGCAAGGCCGAGATCGAGGCCGCCCTGACCGATGCGAAGGCATTGCTCGATGCCGGCGAGGCGGAAAACGCCGCCGGCCTCTACGGCGCCGTCCTGCAGGCTGAGCCGGACAATGCGACCGCTGTTGCCGGTATGGTCGACTGCATGATTGCGCTCGGACAGATTGCCGAGGCGCGCCAGGCGCTTTCAGAATTGCCGGAGGAGCTTGCAAAGGACGCGGCCATCGGCGCCGTCTCGAAGAAACTCGACCAGATCGAAGAGGCGCGCAAACTCGGTGATCCGACGGCGCTCGAGCATCAGCTGGCGCTCAATCCGGATGACCACGCGGCGCGGCTGAAGCTTGCCAAGATCCGCAATGTCGAAGGCGACCGGAACGCGGCCGCCGAACACCTGCTGTTGATCATGAAGCGCGACCGCAGCTTCGAGGACGACGGCGCCCGGCGCGAACTACTAGGCTTCTTTGAGGTCTGGGGGCCGAAGGATCCGGCGACGGTCGCCGCGCGGCGCAAGCTTTCGTCGATTCTTTTCTCTTAA
- a CDS encoding prolyl-tRNA synthetase associated domain-containing protein, protein MSEAEPKTAEDLFRFLDDLGIEHTTKRHAPVFTVAESVALRDEIPGGHTKNLFVKDKKDNYFLLTVEEHATVDLKTVHQIIGAASKVSFGKPEKLMEYLGVIPGAVTAFGAINDTGGNVKFILDEALMEFDTINCHPLSNDQTTSIASRDMLRFMEATGHEPLVLKVTT, encoded by the coding sequence ATGAGCGAGGCTGAGCCGAAGACCGCGGAGGACCTGTTCCGTTTTCTCGACGACCTTGGGATCGAACACACGACGAAACGCCATGCGCCTGTCTTCACGGTCGCCGAATCGGTGGCGTTGCGTGATGAAATTCCCGGCGGACATACAAAGAACCTGTTCGTGAAGGATAAGAAGGACAATTATTTCCTGCTGACGGTCGAGGAGCACGCGACGGTGGACCTGAAGACGGTCCATCAAATCATCGGTGCGGCGAGCAAGGTTTCCTTCGGCAAGCCGGAAAAGCTGATGGAATATCTGGGCGTCATCCCCGGCGCGGTGACCGCCTTCGGCGCGATCAACGATACGGGCGGCAATGTGAAGTTCATTCTCGACGAAGCGTTGATGGAATTTGACACGATCAACTGCCATCCGCTTTCGAACGACCAGACGACTTCGATCGCGTCGAGGGACATGCTGCGTTTCATGGAAGCGACAGGGCACGAGCCGCTTGTCTTGAAAGTGACGACCTGA
- a CDS encoding aldose epimerase family protein: protein MSTEMEIFGRLPSGEPVHRVTLKGGGLTAKVITWGAVIQDLRLEGHQPPLVLGFEDFDSYPAHSSYFGATPGRNANRIGGGRFTLDGKSHQLELNERGVTHLHGGSSNIAKRNWTVVDLAEDRVTLRIADPDGRAGYPGNCTVTCTYTVKPGGVLNVVYESETDAPTLANVCQHSYFNLDGSDDVFGHDIMIAADHYLPTDERQVPTGEIRAVAGTAFDLREMTSLRRQIEGEKIAYDHNFCLSPERMDKHSVALARSINSGISLEVLTTEPGIQLYTGFKLDVPVPGLEGRHYGPFAGFCLETQIWPDAINHEGFPKAVLRPGATLRQETDYVFMKS from the coding sequence ATGAGCACGGAAATGGAAATCTTCGGTCGCCTGCCTTCCGGTGAACCGGTCCATCGCGTCACGCTCAAGGGCGGCGGCCTGACGGCGAAGGTGATCACCTGGGGGGCGGTCATCCAGGACCTGCGGCTCGAAGGGCACCAGCCGCCTCTGGTTTTGGGTTTCGAGGATTTCGACAGCTATCCTGCGCATTCGTCCTATTTCGGCGCCACCCCCGGCCGTAACGCCAACCGCATCGGCGGCGGGCGGTTCACGCTCGACGGCAAGAGCCATCAGCTCGAGCTCAACGAAAGGGGCGTGACCCATCTTCATGGCGGCAGCAGCAACATCGCCAAGCGCAACTGGACGGTCGTCGACCTTGCAGAGGATCGCGTGACGCTCAGGATCGCCGATCCCGACGGACGGGCCGGCTATCCCGGCAACTGCACGGTCACCTGCACCTACACGGTGAAGCCCGGCGGCGTGCTGAACGTCGTTTACGAATCGGAAACCGACGCGCCGACACTCGCCAATGTCTGCCAGCACAGCTATTTCAATCTCGACGGCAGCGATGACGTATTCGGCCATGACATCATGATCGCCGCCGACCACTATCTGCCGACGGACGAGCGGCAGGTCCCGACCGGTGAAATCCGCGCCGTTGCCGGCACGGCCTTCGATCTCAGGGAAATGACCTCGCTGCGGCGGCAAATCGAAGGCGAGAAGATCGCCTACGACCACAATTTCTGCCTCTCGCCGGAGCGGATGGACAAACATTCCGTGGCGCTGGCGCGCAGCATCAATTCCGGGATTTCGCTGGAAGTGCTGACGACCGAGCCCGGGATCCAGCTCTATACCGGCTTCAAGCTCGATGTGCCGGTGCCGGGACTGGAAGGCCGCCATTACGGCCCCTTCGCCGGCTTCTGCCTCGAAACGCAGATTTGGCCCGACGCCATCAACCACGAAGGTTTCCCGAAGGCGGTGCTCAGGCCAGGCGCCACGCTGCGCCAGGAGACGGACTATGTGTTTATGAAGAGCTGA
- a CDS encoding vWA domain-containing protein encodes MFIPFFLELKAAKVPVTLREFLSLIEGMETGIATFDVEAFYFLARAALVKDERHIDRFDRVFRQCFAGLEAVSPSEAFGEAAIPEEWLKKLAEKYLTEEEKKLVEALGGFDKLMETLRQRLAEQTGRHQGGSKWIGTAGTSPFGAYGYNPEGVRIGQEGSRHRRAAKVWDRREFRDYDDTVELGTRNIKAALKRLRRWVREGAAEELDLSGTIRSTAEHGYLDVVTRPERRNAVKLLMFFDVGGSMDDHIRVVEELFSAVRSEFRHMDYFYFHNCVYEGLWKDNRRRRADVTRTAELLRTFGGDYRAIFVGDASMSPYEISHPGGSVEYWNDEAGALWLQRITAHFPRSIWLNPVPAEHWRHTQSIAMIRALFGGRMFPLTLAGLQAATRELSR; translated from the coding sequence ATGTTCATCCCCTTCTTCCTCGAATTGAAGGCCGCGAAAGTCCCGGTGACGCTCCGGGAATTCCTGTCGCTGATCGAGGGAATGGAGACGGGGATCGCGACCTTCGACGTCGAGGCCTTCTATTTCCTCGCCCGTGCGGCGCTGGTGAAGGACGAGCGCCACATCGACCGGTTCGACAGGGTGTTCCGGCAATGTTTCGCCGGCCTGGAAGCGGTCTCCCCATCGGAGGCCTTTGGTGAAGCAGCCATTCCCGAGGAATGGCTGAAAAAGCTTGCCGAGAAATACCTGACCGAGGAGGAGAAGAAGCTCGTCGAGGCGCTCGGCGGCTTCGACAAGCTGATGGAAACGCTGCGCCAGCGGCTTGCCGAGCAGACCGGCCGCCACCAAGGCGGCTCGAAATGGATCGGCACCGCCGGCACCTCGCCGTTCGGCGCCTATGGCTACAATCCGGAAGGGGTGAGGATCGGCCAGGAGGGCTCGCGTCACCGGCGCGCGGCAAAGGTCTGGGATCGACGCGAATTCAGGGACTATGACGACACCGTCGAGCTCGGCACGCGCAACATCAAGGCGGCGCTGAAGCGGCTCAGGCGCTGGGTGCGTGAGGGCGCTGCCGAGGAGCTCGACCTTTCCGGCACGATCCGCTCGACCGCCGAGCATGGCTATCTCGACGTGGTGACGCGGCCGGAGCGGCGCAACGCGGTCAAGCTCCTGATGTTCTTCGACGTCGGCGGATCGATGGACGATCATATCCGCGTCGTGGAAGAACTCTTCTCGGCCGTGCGCAGCGAATTCCGGCACATGGATTATTTCTACTTCCACAATTGCGTCTATGAGGGCCTGTGGAAGGACAATCGCCGCCGGCGCGCCGATGTCACCCGCACGGCGGAACTCTTGCGCACCTTCGGCGGCGACTACCGCGCGATCTTCGTCGGCGACGCCTCGATGAGCCCCTATGAGATCAGCCATCCGGGCGGTTCGGTCGAATACTGGAACGACGAGGCGGGTGCGCTTTGGCTGCAGCGGATCACGGCGCATTTCCCGCGTTCTATCTGGCTCAATCCGGTTCCCGCGGAGCATTGGCGGCATACCCAGTCGATCGCCATGATCCGCGCACTCTTCGGCGGCCGGATGTTCCCGCTGACGCTCGCCGGCCTGCAGGCGGCGACGAGGGAATTGTCGCGCTAA
- the metA gene encoding homoserine O-acetyltransferase MetA produces the protein MPIKIPDTLPAFETLVHEGVRVMTETVAIRQDIRPLQIGLLNLMPNKIKTEIQMARLIGASPLQVELSLVRVGGHRAKNTSEDHLLAFYETWEEVKGRKFDGFIITGAPVETLEYEDVTYWKELQRIFDWTATNVHSTLNVCWGAMAAIYHFHGVPKYPLKEKAFGVYRHQNLKPSSVYLNGFSDDFAVPVSRWTEVRRADIDRVPELEVLMESKEMGICLVHEKKGNRLYMFNHVEYDSTSLSDEYFRDVDAGVPIKLPHDYFPHNDADLPPQNRWRSHAHLFFGNWINEIYQTTPYELEKIGAGDH, from the coding sequence ATGCCCATCAAGATTCCCGATACGCTGCCCGCCTTCGAAACCCTCGTGCATGAGGGCGTGCGGGTGATGACCGAGACCGTGGCGATCCGTCAGGATATCCGCCCGCTTCAGATCGGGCTCCTGAACCTCATGCCGAACAAGATCAAGACCGAGATCCAAATGGCGCGGCTCATCGGCGCCTCTCCGCTGCAGGTCGAACTGTCGCTCGTGAGGGTTGGCGGTCACCGGGCGAAGAACACCTCCGAGGATCACCTGCTCGCCTTCTATGAAACCTGGGAAGAAGTGAAGGGCCGCAAGTTCGACGGTTTCATCATCACCGGCGCGCCGGTCGAGACGCTCGAATACGAGGACGTCACCTACTGGAAGGAGCTGCAGCGCATCTTCGACTGGACGGCGACGAACGTGCATTCGACGCTGAACGTCTGCTGGGGCGCGATGGCGGCGATCTACCATTTCCACGGCGTTCCGAAATATCCGCTCAAGGAAAAGGCCTTCGGCGTCTACCGCCATCAGAACCTGAAACCGTCCTCGGTCTATCTGAACGGCTTTTCCGACGACTTTGCCGTCCCCGTTTCACGCTGGACCGAGGTGCGCCGCGCCGACATCGACCGCGTGCCGGAGCTCGAAGTCCTGATGGAATCGAAGGAAATGGGCATCTGCCTCGTGCACGAAAAGAAAGGCAACCGGCTCTACATGTTCAACCACGTGGAGTATGATTCGACCTCCTTGTCGGACGAATATTTCCGCGATGTGGACGCCGGCGTGCCGATCAAGCTGCCGCACGACTATTTCCCGCACAATGACGCGGACCTGCCGCCGCAGAACCGCTGGCGCAGCCACGCGCATCTCTTCTTCGGCAACTGGATCAACGAAATATACCAGACGACACCCTACGAGCTCGAAAAGATTGGCGCCGGAGACCATTGA
- a CDS encoding AAA family ATPase — MQFEGTADYIADKDLMIAVNAAIRLERPLLVKGEPGTGKTELARQIAAALGLELIEWNVKSTTKAQQGLYEYDAVSRLRDSQLGDLRVNDVKNYIRKGKLWQAFEASRKAVLLIDEIDKADIEFPNDLLQELDRMEFHVYETGETIHARQRPIVIITSNNEKELPDAFLRRCFFHYIRFPDAETLARIVEVHYPGIRKTLLSAALTTFYGIREVPGLKKKPSTSEALDWIRLLVADEIDPADLRADPKSMLPKLHGALLKNEQDVHLFERLAFMARRDG, encoded by the coding sequence ATGCAGTTCGAAGGCACGGCCGACTATATCGCCGACAAGGACCTGATGATCGCCGTCAACGCGGCGATTCGGCTGGAGCGTCCGCTTCTGGTCAAGGGCGAGCCCGGCACCGGCAAGACCGAGCTGGCACGCCAGATCGCTGCGGCCCTCGGTCTCGAGCTCATCGAGTGGAATGTCAAGTCGACGACCAAGGCACAGCAGGGTCTTTACGAATACGATGCCGTCTCGCGGCTGCGCGACAGCCAGCTTGGCGATCTTCGCGTCAATGACGTGAAGAACTATATTCGCAAGGGCAAGCTCTGGCAGGCTTTCGAGGCGTCGCGGAAAGCCGTTCTGCTGATCGACGAGATCGACAAGGCGGACATCGAGTTCCCGAACGACCTCCTGCAGGAACTCGACCGGATGGAGTTCCACGTCTACGAGACCGGCGAAACGATCCACGCGCGGCAGCGGCCGATCGTCATCATCACCTCCAACAACGAGAAGGAACTGCCGGACGCCTTTCTGCGCCGCTGCTTCTTCCATTATATCCGCTTCCCCGATGCCGAAACGCTCGCCCGCATCGTCGAAGTGCACTATCCGGGCATCCGCAAGACGCTGCTTTCGGCGGCGCTCACCACCTTCTACGGCATCCGCGAGGTGCCGGGCTTGAAGAAGAAACCCTCGACCTCCGAGGCGCTCGACTGGATCCGGCTGCTGGTTGCCGACGAGATCGATCCGGCGGACCTGCGCGCCGACCCGAAATCGATGCTGCCGAAGCTGCACGGGGCGCTGTTGAAGAACGAGCAGGATGTGCATCTCTTCGAGCGCCTGGCCTTCATGGCGCGCCGCGACGGGTGA
- a CDS encoding RidA family protein, which produces MTRKLISSGSPFEKTAGYSRAVVKGDWCFVSGTTGYDYATMIMPETVEEQARNCLKTIEGALQQAGFSLSDVVRNHYYVTDASFADRVFPIFGEMFGEIRPAATMIVCDLIRPEMLIEIEVTAFRG; this is translated from the coding sequence ATGACGCGCAAGCTCATCTCTTCCGGTTCCCCTTTCGAAAAGACGGCAGGCTATTCGCGTGCCGTCGTCAAGGGCGACTGGTGCTTCGTATCCGGCACCACCGGCTATGACTATGCCACCATGATCATGCCGGAGACGGTGGAGGAACAGGCGCGCAATTGCCTTAAGACGATCGAGGGCGCCTTGCAGCAGGCCGGGTTCTCGCTTTCGGATGTCGTGCGCAACCATTACTACGTCACCGACGCCAGCTTTGCCGACCGGGTCTTTCCGATCTTCGGCGAAATGTTCGGCGAGATCCGCCCGGCGGCGACGATGATCGTCTGCGATCTCATCCGCCCGGAAATGCTGATCGAGATCGAGGTTACGGCATTTCGCGGGTGA
- the leuD gene encoding 3-isopropylmalate dehydratase small subunit, with protein sequence MEKFVKLTGVAAPLPVVNIDTDMIIPKDYLKTIKRTGLGTGLFAEARYNEDGTPNPDFVLNKPAYQNAKILVAGDNFGCGSSREHAPWALLDFGIRCVISTSFADIFYNNCFKNGILPIVVSQADLDKLMDDANRGSNAVLSIDLEAQEITGPDGGSVKFEVDAFKRHCLLNGLDDIGLTLEKASAIDSFEQKNAASRPWA encoded by the coding sequence ATGGAAAAGTTCGTCAAGCTCACCGGCGTCGCCGCACCCTTGCCCGTCGTCAATATCGACACGGACATGATCATTCCGAAGGACTACCTGAAGACGATCAAGCGCACCGGTCTTGGCACGGGACTTTTCGCCGAAGCCCGCTATAACGAAGACGGCACGCCGAACCCTGACTTCGTGCTCAACAAGCCGGCCTACCAGAACGCCAAGATCCTCGTTGCCGGCGACAATTTCGGCTGCGGGTCGTCGCGCGAGCATGCGCCCTGGGCGCTCCTCGATTTCGGCATCCGCTGCGTCATTTCGACCTCGTTCGCCGACATCTTCTACAACAACTGTTTCAAGAACGGCATCCTGCCGATCGTCGTCAGCCAGGCCGACCTCGACAAGCTGATGGACGACGCCAACCGCGGCTCGAACGCCGTGCTTTCGATCGATCTGGAAGCACAGGAAATCACCGGCCCCGACGGCGGTTCGGTCAAGTTCGAGGTCGACGCCTTCAAGCGTCATTGCCTCCTGAACGGCCTCGACGACATCGGCCTGACGCTGGAGAAGGCGAGCGCCATCGACAGCTTCGAGCAGAAAAACGCCGCATCGCGCCCCTGGGCCTGA
- a CDS encoding HpcH/HpaI aldolase/citrate lyase family protein codes for MTTVIDHHPARLRRSVLSVPADNARALAKVRQLAADAVIFDLEDAVASEHKGEAREALVRHLSKNRPDCEVIIRVNALGSGFGQMDLTAALAASPDAILLPKVESPADIQAAVDWLAENDAPENIRLWAMIETPRGLINVAATAETGRTFGGRLDCFVVGLNDLRKETGVPGTPGRAYLVPWLMQILLAARGSGLDVIDAVFNDFRDAEGFEAECRQGRDMGYDGKMLIHPAQIGPANEYFGVEQAAVEEARAIIAAFDLPENAGKGVINLHGRMVERLHLDQALKLAAKADMIERRKARP; via the coding sequence ATGACAACCGTGATCGACCATCATCCCGCGCGCCTGCGCCGCTCCGTGCTCAGCGTTCCGGCCGATAATGCCCGTGCCTTGGCGAAGGTGCGGCAGCTTGCCGCCGACGCCGTGATCTTCGACCTGGAGGACGCCGTCGCTTCCGAACACAAGGGCGAAGCGCGCGAAGCGCTTGTCCGGCATCTTTCAAAGAACAGGCCCGACTGTGAAGTGATCATACGCGTCAATGCGCTGGGATCCGGCTTCGGTCAGATGGATCTCACCGCCGCGCTCGCCGCCAGTCCCGACGCCATCCTTTTGCCGAAGGTCGAGAGCCCGGCAGACATCCAGGCGGCTGTCGATTGGCTGGCTGAAAACGATGCGCCTGAAAACATCAGGCTCTGGGCGATGATCGAGACGCCGCGCGGCCTCATCAATGTCGCTGCAACCGCCGAGACCGGCCGTACCTTCGGCGGCAGGCTCGATTGCTTCGTCGTCGGGCTGAACGATCTCAGGAAGGAGACGGGCGTTCCTGGCACTCCCGGCCGCGCCTATCTGGTGCCCTGGCTGATGCAGATCCTGCTCGCCGCGCGCGGCAGCGGCCTCGATGTCATTGACGCGGTCTTCAACGATTTCCGCGACGCCGAAGGTTTTGAGGCCGAATGCCGTCAGGGGCGCGACATGGGCTATGACGGCAAGATGCTCATTCACCCGGCGCAGATCGGTCCGGCAAACGAGTATTTCGGTGTCGAGCAGGCGGCGGTAGAGGAGGCGCGGGCGATCATCGCGGCCTTCGACCTTCCGGAAAACGCGGGCAAGGGCGTGATCAATCTCCATGGCCGCATGGTCGAGCGGCTGCATCTCGACCAGGCTCTGAAACTGGCCGCCAAGGCGGACATGATCGAAAGACGAAAGGCAAGACCTTGA
- a CDS encoding DUF1737 domain-containing protein: MKLYRFLTGPDDASFCHKVTAALNKGWMLHGPPTYAFNADTQHMQCGQAVVKEVAGKDYHPDMKLSEQ; encoded by the coding sequence TTGAAACTCTACCGCTTCCTCACCGGTCCCGACGACGCCTCCTTCTGTCACAAGGTGACGGCGGCATTGAACAAGGGATGGATGCTGCATGGCCCGCCGACCTATGCCTTCAATGCCGATACCCAGCACATGCAGTGCGGTCAGGCGGTGGTGAAAGAGGTGGCAGGCAAGGACTATCACCCGGACATGAAGCTATCGGAGCAGTAA
- a CDS encoding ubiquinone biosynthesis hydroxylase codes for MIDVLIAGGGYVGLSLAVSLKKAAPHLDITVVDGAPEGAWKKDERASAVASAAERMLDVLGVWDTIAPEAEPILRMVITDSKAADPVRPVFLTFEGDGGEGRPFAHMVPNTAMVSALRAACKDLGVSIRQSAMVESFKSGEHAVAITLADGETIEARLLVACDGVRSRLREAAGIKVVEFDYGQSGIVTTVEHERPHEGTAEEHFLPAGPFATLPLKNNRSSLVWTESTFDAERLVKGDDFLFEEELERRFGHKLGHLKVVGGRRAFPLGLTLARDFVAPRFALAGDAAHGIHPISGQGLNLGFKDVAALAETIVEADRLGLDIGSLAVLERYQTWRRFDTFRMGVTTDVLNRLFSNDIAPIRIARDVGLGIVDRIPSLKNFFIRQAAGVAGEGDPRLLAGQPI; via the coding sequence ATGATCGATGTGTTGATTGCCGGAGGCGGCTATGTCGGCCTGTCGCTTGCCGTGTCGCTGAAAAAGGCGGCGCCCCATCTCGACATCACCGTCGTCGACGGCGCGCCGGAGGGCGCCTGGAAGAAGGACGAGCGGGCGTCCGCCGTCGCCTCGGCCGCCGAGCGGATGCTGGATGTTCTCGGCGTCTGGGATACGATTGCGCCCGAAGCCGAGCCGATCCTCAGGATGGTGATTACCGATTCGAAGGCGGCGGATCCCGTCCGCCCGGTCTTTCTTACGTTCGAGGGTGACGGCGGCGAGGGGCGTCCTTTCGCCCATATGGTGCCGAACACGGCGATGGTCAGTGCGCTGCGCGCCGCCTGCAAGGACCTTGGTGTATCCATCCGGCAATCGGCGATGGTCGAGAGCTTCAAGAGCGGCGAGCATGCGGTGGCGATCACGCTTGCCGATGGCGAAACGATCGAGGCGCGGCTTCTGGTCGCCTGTGATGGCGTTCGCTCCAGGCTGCGCGAGGCGGCCGGCATCAAGGTGGTTGAGTTCGATTACGGGCAGTCGGGGATTGTTACGACGGTCGAGCACGAGCGCCCGCACGAGGGCACGGCCGAGGAGCATTTCCTGCCCGCTGGCCCGTTTGCAACGCTGCCGCTCAAGAACAACCGTTCCTCACTCGTCTGGACCGAGAGCACCTTCGATGCCGAACGCCTCGTCAAGGGCGATGATTTCCTCTTCGAGGAAGAGCTCGAGCGCCGTTTCGGCCACAAGCTCGGCCACCTCAAGGTCGTCGGCGGTCGCAGGGCGTTTCCGCTCGGGCTGACGCTTGCCCGCGACTTCGTAGCACCCCGCTTCGCGCTTGCGGGCGATGCCGCTCACGGCATTCACCCGATCTCAGGCCAGGGGCTCAATCTCGGCTTCAAAGACGTGGCGGCGCTTGCCGAAACGATCGTCGAGGCGGACCGCCTCGGCCTCGACATAGGCTCGCTCGCGGTCCTCGAGCGTTACCAAACCTGGCGGCGTTTCGACACCTTCCGGATGGGGGTGACGACGGATGTCCTGAACCGGCTGTTTTCGAACGACATCGCGCCGATCAGGATCGCCCGCGACGTCGGCCTCGGCATCGTCGATCGCATTCCGTCACTCAAGAACTTCTTCATCCGCCAGGCGGCCGGGGTGGCCGGGGAAGGCGACCCGCGCCTGCTTGCGGGCCAGCCGATCTGA
- the tesB gene encoding acyl-CoA thioesterase II — protein sequence MSRPAETATPMDALLAILDLEKLEENLFRGLSPQVGWQRVFGGQVIGQALVAAQRTVDEGRYVHSLHAYFMRPGDPSVPIIYEVDRIRDGSSFATRRVVAIQHGKAIFSMSASFQYDEDGFEHQFDMPKVAMPEALPGEQELKEKFLVHAPEAIRRYWERPRPIEIRPVALEHYFSRDKLQPTQDVWVKVVGTVPDERHLQAAVLAYLSDMTLLDTSLYAHGTSVFDRHLQVASLDHAMWFHRPSKMDDWLLYTQDSPSAHGARGMTRGSLFDRSGVLIASVAQEGLIRKKATE from the coding sequence ATGTCGCGCCCCGCCGAAACCGCCACGCCCATGGATGCGCTCCTTGCGATACTCGATCTCGAAAAGCTGGAGGAAAACCTGTTTCGGGGCTTGAGCCCCCAGGTCGGCTGGCAACGGGTCTTCGGCGGACAGGTGATCGGCCAGGCGCTGGTGGCGGCGCAGCGCACCGTCGACGAGGGCCGCTATGTGCACTCGCTGCACGCCTATTTCATGCGTCCGGGCGATCCGTCGGTCCCGATCATCTATGAGGTCGATCGTATCCGCGACGGTTCGAGCTTTGCCACCCGGCGGGTCGTGGCAATCCAGCACGGCAAGGCCATCTTCTCCATGTCGGCCTCCTTCCAATATGACGAGGACGGTTTCGAGCATCAGTTCGACATGCCGAAGGTGGCGATGCCCGAAGCATTGCCGGGCGAGCAGGAGCTCAAGGAAAAGTTCCTCGTGCACGCGCCCGAGGCAATCCGCAGGTACTGGGAACGGCCGCGCCCGATCGAGATCCGTCCGGTCGCGCTTGAGCACTATTTCTCGCGCGACAAGCTGCAGCCGACGCAGGACGTGTGGGTGAAGGTCGTCGGCACCGTGCCGGACGAGCGCCATCTGCAGGCGGCCGTGCTCGCTTATCTCTCGGACATGACCCTGCTCGATACCTCCCTCTACGCCCATGGTACCTCGGTTTTCGACCGCCACCTGCAGGTCGCCAGCCTTGACCATGCCATGTGGTTCCACCGCCCCTCGAAGATGGACGATTGGCTGCTCTATACCCAGGACAGCCCGAGCGCACATGGTGCCCGCGGCATGACCCGCGGCAGCCTGTTCGACCGCTCAGGGGTGCTGATTGCCTCCGTGGCGCAGGAAGGATTGATCCGCAAAAAGGCAACTGAATAA
- a CDS encoding P-II family nitrogen regulator encodes MKIVMAIIKPFKLDEVREALTQVGIQGLTVTEVKGYGRQKGHTEIYRGTEYAVSFLPKLKVEIAVPSEIVDKAVDAIASAAKTGQIGDGKIFVYAIDHAMRIRTGETDSEAL; translated from the coding sequence ATGAAAATTGTGATGGCCATTATCAAGCCGTTCAAGCTCGATGAGGTTCGCGAAGCCCTCACCCAAGTTGGCATCCAGGGGCTGACCGTAACCGAAGTGAAGGGCTACGGCCGCCAGAAGGGGCACACCGAAATTTACCGCGGCACCGAATACGCCGTGAGCTTCCTGCCGAAGCTCAAGGTGGAAATCGCCGTGCCGTCGGAGATCGTCGACAAGGCCGTCGACGCGATCGCCTCTGCCGCCAAGACTGGCCAGATCGGCGACGGCAAGATCTTTGTCTATGCGATCGACCACGCCATGCGCATCCGCACCGGCGAAACCGATTCAGAAGCGTTGTAA